In the genome of Raphanus sativus cultivar WK10039 chromosome 9, ASM80110v3, whole genome shotgun sequence, the window caaaatattAATTCACTTTCAGTGAAGTCAGTCACCTACTGCAAAGTCTGCAAGATCTTGTGCATTTAtatgatctctctctcttctcaaaTGTACTGCAAGAAGACTGAGCCTTTGATAGACTAGAATATATACAGTTAAATATTCGTCTCAAAatttctccttttcttctgtcaatctaatgtttttttcttctttaatagGATGAAAACCACAAACAAAATATGGattgagaaaaataaacaatatatgtctaaatatttaaaactttatcATAAAAGATGAACTATGTTTTGATATCATGTTAAGATTCAACAATTttcatacaaaataaatatctatactattaaatcagGATCATATTGTGCTTTTTACCTAAACATACATTTTCTTTaactaacattgcatatttcattaagggcaatcaagtaatattaataacaaatctatattggaatatttttttgaatccagcccactgcccacatcaaATTTTTCTTGGGCCATTTGagccgattaagaaatcaaatcaaattcttatttttttttgcaagttcaaataatttattttcaatcattcttaatattttgtgtagtgaataaaaattaatcacttaattattatattttttctttttaatataatttaagcattcataaaaaaatttgatttttttcattggaattttttcattgaaaaatataaatctttattaaaagtttataatttttttatttaaaaaattaaccacataataaaattaatttatcagagttatactAACTAAATtcattaaaagataaaatttaattttataaacataaatactcattagacctggacgtttgTGTACtcattcgggtacggatcggttctttcgagtatcgggtttttcgggttttgaaattaaaccccattcgagtattataaaatttcggattGGGTTCGAATCGGGTCTTTCCGGATCCGGGTgagttcggttctcatgcataagaaccagaaaaataaccaaataatcaaagtatctaaaacgggttcggttatttgtactcaaagtaaccaaagtatccgattcggttcaaattcaaaagtaaccaaaagtaaccaaaaatatccattctatacaaTTTTTtcggtaaacttttatccaaactatcatattttattcaaaaatattcaaaagtactgaaaataactactatagttaacttataatattaatttaaaatattaaaataattatatatataattataacatatatttttagatatatattcacatttcagatatcttcgggtactcattcagTTCTCgattcggatcgggttcgggatcGGTTCTTCgtatatagcaatttagaactcattcggatatttaccccagGTCTGATCGGTTCGGAACCTTGATTTTCGGATCGGTTTTGGATTGGTTCTTTGGGTCCAGATATTATGCTCAGGCctatattcatttaaaatgaaacacgataaagaaatataaaaagtttaagtcttttataagaaaacaaatatatgaaaatatgacatttactaaatatttgtcaatttaaaaaaaaaaaaaaaaaaaaaatccgcgctttgaaagcgtggatcaaaatctagtttatttatttataacatcAGCATGTCTAATCTTTATATCAACTCTATGTTCCATTTAACTTTTGATATGAAATTACTAGGAATTTAACCATTTTGATATAACaaaaaccatttttttctttttgaaccgAAAGAAGAAAAACTGTTTCATCTAAATAATCACGTGTTTCTGTTACTTGTAAAAATATTAACCTGATCATTGCAAAATTTAGTGATATATGTGTCCTAGTTTCGCTTCTTGATAACAAGATTCAAAGTGCATTGGATGTGTTCACTCTAGTAAATGCTTTTATGATTTTCTGTATTCTTTAGAATAGAATTTTATGAGCATTTGAACGAAGACTTTGAATATCAGCGCTATTTAACACTTCTAGAAATGGGTAAGTGGAAACTTCTAAGTTTTCAAAGTCAAAAGACAACATTGTTGGTTATTGAAATTTCTTTTGGTAtgacaaataaaatattgtgtACGTGCTACAAATTGAAATTGGAGTTGACGCCAAAAGGTACAAATACGCCAAAATTAAAGGGCATAGAAACTTTTTCtgaattataaatttgtaaccTCAAGGCACCATCCCAACATTGACTCTACGctgttttataatttcaaagGCAAATTTCACTTTACCACATTTCAATGGCATTTATTCGATTATAATATAATGTTTTCGATGCATTTTCCAgtaacatatatactatttacttGTTTAAACAAATCACGCCAAACTAGAGTCAATctgtaaaataatgaaaaatatttgttgAACTTTAGAAAATATTTCGTAGGGAAAATACATCATAAAAACTAGGCATGGGcgcggatcggatatccgggtttttgaaggtatttgtgatttgcttcgaatgttacggatatctgattttccgatttgctttgcttcggaaaaatacggatattcggaaaaacggatatccggaaaataaatagatatttgcggatatttgcggatacttacggatatctcatttgttttgattattacaaataatcttaaaaattcaatacaaatttgttttgtaaaatatttttttgcttaaaaaatatagtgaatctacatattttgtaaatttttaaacttagttaacaattataataatacaaaacttaagaaaaatattataattgtcataaatgttttctcttctttttatgtaatacttttatataagtaataatgtgaatagaatctgtcaaatcatatgttaagaataataattatataattttatatatctaaaactttaaatataatcaaaatatacatgtatttatatattgacggatcggatcggatattcgcttcccaaaattttagtatttgtgatttgcttcgattttaacggatattgagttttaatatttgctttgcttcgaaagcttacggatattcgaaATTTTCGAATCAAATAacaacggataacgaatcgaatcaaatttaacggataaaatgcccagccctaataAAAACTATAACATTCACTTTTgcccaaaaaaatataacatttacttAATTGTTAAAACTTAGAATCACATTACCACTACTCGAGATTCTATCATAACTCGTTCACTGTTACTCCAATGTGGGTAGAGTTAAcaatgaaaacaaacaaactgaAAATTTGTAAGTGAGATTCCCAATAACTATAAAGCGAAGTAAAACGAGTCTGAAATTAACCTCAAAAGAGGTCAAACtacaacatttttaaatatgtacaCATCATGTTACTCTTTAGCATCCTGCATTCATAGGGGTTTTTAGTAGTTACCTACACTACACATAACAATGCTTATTCCctattcttcttgtctttgttctTAAACCCAAAATAAGCTTGTTAGACTCCGTGCCGTTTCCTTGCTTCCTTTCTCATTAGACACTCGTGCAGTTTCTTTTGTTACTGGTGCACACCATTGTTGTTCCTTAGACCCACCGACTTTGGTTTCCTCGGAATGCATTTAGATAGAACCGCCTCTTCCTCATCCTTCTCCGTCGTTGGTCCCATTCTTGAACTCCTAATGCATCATCAAATAGTGAAGTAATATTATATAACCCTCCAATATATTTCATTATTGGTAAGTATATAAACATCTACTACGAAGAGACATTTGAAAGACGCACCAAAAAGTACTTCTGTACTTTTTACCATTTTCAGCTCTTCAATTAACCCACGCCATAACCAATTATTGGAATGTACggtaacaaaataaaacaaaacgaaGCAGAGATTCGTGCCGTTTCAAATAAAGGGTAGCAAACTGCCAAACGTTTTGCAAACCCATTAATTGTTTTTTACCTGTCAGCATTGTAAGAAGAAGATCGTTTCAAAGCAGGGACAAGTTCCTTCTTGGTCTCAATCAAACTGCCGCTAAAATACTCCTTATCTTCCAGTTTTACCCTTCCAAAACTCTGCAGTTCCTTCTCTGCCCTCTCCAGACTGTTATCCCCTGCTCCTCGCGTTACCGTGCACCCGCTACGTCCAGTCAACGTCAGCCCTTGATCTTTCAACAAAACGGGCCCACACTCTTTAAACGACATCGTTCCGCACGAAATCAGCTGCATCAACACGGCAGAAGCTCTCATCCTCCCGCTCGACAAACTCTCCACCGTCCGATGATCGCTACTGCCCTCGTTTTGACGCAATACCAGCCGTCCGTCTGCTTTGATCAGATTCTCCAAAGTCTCGGGGCTCGAATCCGACGGCGGAGGAGAAATCTCGTCTCTGCTCAGCTCAACGCTCCGATTCTCGCACCTCGCCGGGCATTTCACCTCCTCTATCTCCCCCTCCTTCGCCGGCTTTCTCCTCCGCCTTCGATCGTCCGTCTGAGTAGAAGCGTCCGCCGCGAGTCTACGAGCCGACTCGGCGCTCGACTCGGTTGCTTTGTACACCTTGTACTCGCTGAGATCGATGGAGCTCCACGACTGGTTTCTCCGACGGTGCACCGCCGCCGGAGGGATATCATCATCGCCGGAGTTTTTCTCCGGGTTCAGATCTCTGAACGACGTCGTTCCGAGGAGGCTCCTTGGGTTTGATGAGAGAAGACAAGAATCAAGAACCACCTCAGAGCCTTTGAGAACGTACTCTTGGCCTTGAACGGGGAAGATGAAGTCTTCCTCCGATAAATCGTGCCAGACAAATCCGTTCTTGTAGCTCCTGGAAGTTCAGAAGATCGGGACGGTTAGGTTTTGAAAGACAGAGGAGTTATGGTTGGAGAAGAAAGTGTTAACCTTTTGGAAGACCAAGAGTAGAGATTAGCCATGCCTTTGCCTCTAAGATCATTCAAGCGGTTTATTACatctgagaaagaaaaaaaacaataaagtttataacttttttttgaagCTACAATTCGAAAAGTTGCCGCCTTTATCACTGTTATGTTCCAGTAGTAATAAAGAGTAAACAgccaaagagaagagagagtttCAAAACCTTTTGAACTCAAAAAGCAACtttcttgtttattttgaaaaaaaaactgtcttTTTCAGTTACTGATCAAGAAAACATGTAATTTTATTCAGAAAAAAGTAAGTGATTTTTGGGTCTGTTATGCCGTTACCTTTGAGGTAGAGACCATCGCCGGAAGAGAGGGTGACTTCCAGGAAATGAGGATGGTCAAGCTGACCATTCCGGGAGAGATAATAGACGACCGGAACTTTCCGGTTAGTAACCGGTTTATGACGAGGCTCAGACCAGATCCGGTTCCGCTCCGGACTAGTTTCTTGTTGGTGGTCTCTAGATCTCCTGGGGACCAGATAGTTGCTATCTGGTGTTGCTCTGAACACTCTTGAACTCATCCTGTTTTTTCTGTGTGTTTGTTTCTTTGCTTTCTGGAAGGGAAATAAAGAAGAGTAGACGAAGAACTCCAAGTGAGATTTGTTTGGGGAGTTATGAGGAAGTGATGTTGATGGAAAGACAAAATCTTTTGTTTATGAGTTTGGATTTATAGAAAGTAAATGAAGAAAAGAGGAGTGAGATGAGTTTTCTTGAAAAATGGGATGCCAGGAACAACGGGCTACACAACAAATGAAACTTTAGTCTCTATATTATCAGCTTTTCTGATAACCATATCAGCTCTTACTTACGCCAGTAGAAAAGCATTTTTCTAAAgtcaatttaatttaaattcttGTCATGAGTATTATTTTGTGACTTCTTAtggtaatatttttcttttgaaattttcatgAAGTTGGTAGATATTTTGAATAAGTATTTGAATGTTAGACTTAGGAGGTTTGTATATTGAACTAGGCTTAGATTATTTAATCACTAATAcaataatattagattttgaaaatttgaaggCTGCCCAAAaagaaatagattttttttaatattatcttttttctCCAGATTTTAAAACACTACTCCCTCCATTcatgaaaataagattttctagacAATTCAcgcatattaagaaaataatcaatgttttcaattaaactttttatttatatttattatacactttccaataactataaaccaataatatttagtcAATTCAATTGCTTTCAATTAATGTGTCTTAAAAGAATCTaaagtaccttaaaaatatgaaaagtctaTTATTATGgaacaaaactaaaatctaaaaaattatattttcaggAACGGAGgtagtatatttttgtttttaatgggGGATTTTGTTTTAATTGTGTCTTTTCTAAATATCAGCTTAATAAAAacctaataaaataattttggacatttgtttattttaaaactgtCTTTAGTTAAAAAAGCATCGTCTAAGGGTAAAAAGCTCAATAAATGAAGTCATCGATGTTAAGAATCTCAGccgaaaattaatattttggtaTCATCATGACTAGTCTAGACCATTTTGGTAGTCTATGATATTCctgtattattaaaaaaaaaaaagcatagcCATAAATAAACTATGAAAGGCAAACTATATCAATATGTACTATTTCTAGAATTAAAAAGTTACAATATGAATAATCCAAATGATCGTACGCATAACTACATTTAGTGAACTAATATAATAAGGTTTGTACAAGATATCGAGTCAAGCGACGCTGTTTAGAGCGTCTTCAATGCagtttataagattttaaaatgctAATGAAGTTGACCAAAGGAGCCCACTTAGAGAGGAGAACCCTCTTCACACCTAACTTTgactacaaaatatgaaaccGACGACGATTTTAAATGTGTCGTCCGTTTCGACGACTTGATTTTTGTGGACCTATACGGCTATAGTCATATTATCGTAAATTTATCGAACTGTGATACAAAAATCAAAACGGACGTAATATAATTCTAACATCGTTTTGCAGGTAAATTTAACGACGGCAGGCAGTTAATGTTCGACATTTACAGTCTCTGTCGTTTTATCTTTGCGTTAAATGGATATTCAAGGATAAACAAAGGTTAGAAAAGGTTAAAATCATTCAAGGATACCACGATTGAAATTGAACTTTTATGTATgtattatagtatattttttgtttggtgcGGGCCACAATGAATTGAATCCATGACGTGTTTTGTCATTTGAAAATCATTCTATTAAATGATTATGTCTTGCTCAAAGGAAAAAAGGTTACACTTTGACTTTTATTTCTTACTTTTCATGACAGGAGTTCACGGACAATGTATCAATGTGGTCCCTTAAAGAGATCTTGTGATGAAGGGTTGAGATGGATTAAGATGATTTTTTCATCAGCTGCATTATGTAATTTGTATACGGCCAGTCACTGGACCTGGACATAGATACGCTCATAAATTCCAAATATTATTCTATCCTATTTATCGAACGGCTCTCATACTCTGACTGAGAGATTTATGAATTCGCCCTTGCTAATAGTTAAAACACAAACATCTCacgtttttgttattttctcttCATCATatcttgtttttgttgttgttgttgttgttttcaaatctacttttcaatgtatatatataacaagtACGGTTCTACTGATTTAGAATGGTAATTTTTAGGGTCAAAAAGAAGCTAACTAATGAATAGAAACACTGTTGTGATGTTCCTAGTGAACTCATGTATGCACATGTTTGAATAGAAACACTGTTTGATAATCCTAGTGAATACATGCATGCACAATGTATAGCAGACTGCATCGgacattttttcttttgtgtaaacaaaattttgttgTGTATagtgttttcttgttttgttacAGGATTCCAGTGTATAGTGAAATCAGTTAAACTAGGCAACCCTTTAAATGTTAATGAGAAAATATCAAAGATGACATAACAATGGCGTGAAGTGAGAAGTTCGGGATTCAACCTTATTAATTTGTCTTCTGTGGTTTCTCTAAGTTCTTGGTCTGTTTGATCTTGTAAGTTTACCATCTATCTTAGAATTATTGTTTGtttgatgtttcttttttagaattggctttcaattgtttgtttgatgtttttattAGCGTGTCAGATTGTTTCTGATATGTGGGTTTAGTTTTCGGGAATATTCATGTCCCCTGCTGGTTTCAGTTGATCCGGATTGTGTAGATTTTGGattgtttaattttgtttatgttcAAATGAAATATGTTGGaggaaaaaaacataacaacggccaacaaatataaacaaaaacaattgtGGTTGTACCTAACTAAGAGCATCTCcgatagtattttatttttcttctaagCACAAAATAAAGAGTAAAAATCATTCAAATGGTGCATAATATGTTGCACCAAATTAGAGTAACACtgtttttactctatttttatagcaattttttttacaaaattagaaATCTTAAAATTTCAGATATCCGAAATATCTGGATGACGGCAGattaaatcaaataattgattattcgGAGAACACAGATTGGATCACGAATAACTCCTTGAACCTTGATATCCGATTCGTGTCCATCTCTATTAACtagaatcattttttttcagGTGGAGTAGTATATTACTTTTATAGGTtcctatttttatttacaattaaatttttatcGTCGACATTTACTAGTTTTTGATACATACCTCTCATTTATTGTTGCTCCAACCTAAATACGAGTTTCCTGGTAAATGAAGTATCAAATAAGATACCAAGCTCCCTCCCAGTCGAGAACGTATTTGCGTTTGGAACTATATTTGGAAACAGGACTATAATAGAACGAAGTATTTACCTTTTTCCAtcgttatataataaaacatgaGAAATTGTGAACTTTAATTAATATGAGTAAACccgaaaacattttttttgcaaCATGAaactaaactaataaaaaaaatctaactcaTCGGCGAGCCAAATGGAAGGTACAATCGAAGACAACATTCTTAGAGCCTCACTAACACCAAATGCTTATTTTGGGTGCTTATTTTTTATGTgataagaaaaacaattaaaaataaaactaattgcGGACTATCACGTGTTAATGAGTCATGTAAACAGTATTAACGCATGTGCTTAGATAAGCAGCAAAAGTAGTGGTTGTTACAATTTTGTAAAATCCACCCTGGAATCCACCGactattaaattgttttttcttaagCACCCTCCTTATAATGATTCTattaagagcatcattaacccaaGATTTTGTGAGAGtgcttaatattattttaattaaaaaaataaggaaagagaagaaaagaagaagaagaagagcttaaATAAGCGTTATATGTTGCTGTGGTTTACACTGTTTTGTGAGTTCTACTAACATGTGGCGACCCACAACCTTGGTTCGAAAAAGCGTGTGGCGAGACGAAGCGAAGAGGTGGGAGATTAGCGCTTACCGCCATGGCGCCTCAAAGCGAACGCTTTGTGTATCCTGCAACAAAAAGGTAATTTCTAGaccatatatatgtataacataAACAAACATACAAtgagaaacaagatataaaCTTACATTAAAGAAACTGACTTAAGTAGAAAAAGCTATGATATAAACAAGACATGATCACTTATAAACAAGCTACTGACATGATTCATATATTAAAGAAAACGTTACTGACTTAGCaagaaaaaactataatataaacAAGAGTCGTAAAGAAGTTACTGATCAGccaaaaaccttgcaaagaataTGCTACTGCCGTAAGTTCAAGAGAAGAGAAGCTATTGATTTTAACTTAAGAGTTTGTAGAGTTATTTGTATAAGAGAAGAAATAGGGTTAGTTGGATTGTATCCTAGGTTAGTGGGATTGTGGAAACCTCCTCTACACGCCTAATACGTGATCAGAGCATATACTTTTGATACACTAAATATTCTTCAACCGTTTTGTTAAGtttacaattttgaatcaattttttttttgtataggtACAACAAAGCGGCGCTTTTAACGCTTTCGCAAAATAGCAAAAACGAGGAAAAGCGAGAGAAAGCGAGTGCTTCACGTACCTCGCCTGGCAATGGGGTCCCTATGCGAGGAGGTGCTCGCTTTAAGGCGCTTAGCGCCATAGCGACAGAATCGCTCGCTTTTTTGAACCAAGCCCACAACTGgttcatttattattattatttattttttaatccgtaaaaagaaagattttaaGCACTCTATTTTAAGCAACATGGTTAATGATGCTCTCAGTGATGTTCTTATTAAGAGATTTTAGGGTTCAATTCTTAGGGAAAATGGCTTATTCCCCTACGAACTAGTTGTTCCCGGCTTTTTCACACACGAACTTTTAAGCCATGCCAAAAACCACACGAACAACGGAAATATTGCTTATTCccttatgaactaattatttccagTTTTTTCACACACAAATCTTTAAACTTTGCCGAAAACCACATGAACTAcgctattttttgaattacatacacaaactatcaattttaagctaattccCTAAAATCGTAAATTGTGTTATTCAAACATTAACTTACCAATCCGCTGTGTTActgctcttctttctttatcCATCATGTAAAACGTTTAATcttctacaaaataataaattttattcccaattgatgatgaagagtaaaacgatttttgaagaagaagagcagttgacaaaaagaaaaaaaagtacaaAATGATGTATTATCCTTTTTTATCAACCCAAATTAAACCGGCTATACATCTGTCATAAACTAAGTTAATATTTGAATAACacaatttatgattttagaaaaattagtttaaaattgatagtttgtgtatgtaattaaaaaaatagcgtagttcatgtggtttttggcaaagtttaaaaatttgtgtgtgaaaaaactggaaataattagttcataaggGAATAAGCAATATTTCCGTTGTTCGTGTGGTTTTTAGCATGGCTTAAAAGTTCGTATGTGAAAAAGCCGGGAACAATTAGTTCGTAGGGGAATAAACCATTTTCCCTCAATTCTTACAACAGTAAAGCCGTTAATGCATATAGTGAAAAAAAAAGGCAAAACAATTAATGCAGGCAGTAAAAAATAAGTTAAGCAGCTACTGCCAATAGTGAAAAACCCATAAACAAATACTACagttaaaaagttaaaatgcTGGATGACGAAATTCAATAGTACAGATGAGCAAATAAAATAGGGCAGATGAATATGTCTTCAATGggttgataatttttatttgcaattatcatttttttcttcttctcatcacATAACTAAAAACATCAGCCGGTTCCAACATCTTCAGTAGCCAGCCATAAATAATCGAGAtgctaatatttattttatttctcagtTTTTCAGGATGAATTTAGTTGCTAGTAGACAATGAAAATAGGACCAGCCGTGTGGATGTAGTAAGGTATGTGCTCGAAATAGGGATCTACTGGAATTGGTATGTGAGCTTCAAAACATTGGAAAACAGAAAGCTCAAAGTGTATTCATCTCATATAAAGTTAGAGACAGAGATGCATAGCTTTCGCTCCAAGTCTGTGTTGCATAGCAGCTGAGTTCGATGCATATAGTCCAGTCATTTTCTCTTAATAAGCCCAAATCCGAAAACTCTTTTTGATTTTACTGCAGttacaaatatatgtaattCAGACTTATATGTTTGCATTATGAAATTTACCTaaataattatcttaaacaaaatCTACCCGTtgacaaaagagaaaaaaaaaacaaaatctaccTCTTAGTTGTAAGCTTATATGCCAACCAcagaggaatttttttttgttcgaaaCAGAAGAACTGTCTacaaaataattgttttgttaatgtttgattgttttcattataaaaaaCACTGGGTGTATTGAATCTAAAATTTgaggtgatttgatttttaatgaagttAGATTAATTCAATGAATTGGAAAATTTAggatgatttttgttaaaccacTGTAGAATATCATCTAAAAGTAtgagatttaaattttattttatttttaactaaaaaaccctattcaaacactctaaaataaatataaacaccACGAGTTAGAATATTCTCAATAAAAATGGATTTCAAAGtattttatgaaatatcaaCTTGAATAACATTGaactttaaattaatttttaaaattcatgattgAATAATACTGAATTCCAAATGAATAACACTGAATAATActgaatttttcattttaatacaaatcaacTAAAACTATCGATTAAATACACCCTCTTAGCATACAAAAATTGGTttgtatttcaaaaatatttttgaaattattttaataaatgcaAAACCAAAATGGGTCCTCTTTCTCCTTGGCTCCTCTTTCTTTTAGTTCCTTTgctgtcttttcttttttttcaaataagtTGTGTCTCTTCACAGCATTGTAAAAACTCAGAAAATggttataaaatttaacattttgacCAAAGAAAAACCAAAATGGGTCGAGGCTGAATAGAACTAACTAATATTAGTAAGTAGGTTATAGGGCTACTAAGCCCATACTAACCTCTTTTTATCTCTTAGGCTTCAACGTAAGCATCGAGCTAGCATGTCTGTAATAACCTTTTATCTATTGGGCTTCACGTAAGCATCGAGATACCATGGGTAATGGGTTATGGATATGTATAATCTATACAACCtagttttgatgttttaaattatgCGTGTGGAAGAACATAGGTAATAAAGAAGTTTGGGATCGAGTACATCTGTACATGCATGGCACGTAAAATACGTTATGTAACCCCTAGTGCATGTAAATATAAGCATCAACGACAACGTGAAACCAAGTACTGTTTTTACTTCTtaatattctgaagttattttatgatgcaagaaagaaaaaaaaaaaaagcaagatgAAGTATGGGTTTAGACCAAAAAGATGAAGTATGGGACCAAAAGGGTCTTTTCTTAAACTGTTAAGTGCGTATGCCTTCGCAAGTCACGAGCCAAACGAATGGAAGGGGGGGAATCTTACATAGTGGAGT includes:
- the LOC108824025 gene encoding protein SOSEKI 5, which translates into the protein MSSRVFRATPDSNYLVPRRSRDHQQETSPERNRIWSEPRHKPVTNRKVPVVYYLSRNGQLDHPHFLEVTLSSGDGLYLKDVINRLNDLRGKGMANLYSWSSKRSYKNGFVWHDLSEEDFIFPVQGQEYVLKGSEVVLDSCLLSSNPRSLLGTTSFRDLNPEKNSGDDDIPPAAVHRRRNQSWSSIDLSEYKVYKATESSAESARRLAADASTQTDDRRRRRKPAKEGEIEEVKCPARCENRSVELSRDEISPPPSDSSPETLENLIKADGRLVLRQNEGSSDHRTVESLSSGRMRASAVLMQLISCGTMSFKECGPVLLKDQGLTLTGRSGCTVTRGAGDNSLERAEKELQSFGRVKLEDKEYFSGSLIETKKELVPALKRSSSYNADRSSRMGPTTEKDEEEAVLSKCIPRKPKSVGLRNNNGVHQ